The Spirosoma radiotolerans genome has a window encoding:
- a CDS encoding phytase: MKNHLPLLLTFLTIACQSSAQNVVKPVIITDTVRHDTDDPAIWINPKDPAQSLVIGTDKDQDGGLYVFDLKGKIVREVHNLKRPDNVDVAYGLTLAGKPTDIAVTTERFTHKLRIFSLPDMKPVDNGGLEMFVGDTSNGFRDLMGIALYKNPAGVLYAMVGRKSGPTDGSYIGQYRLEDDGKGQVRATLVRKFGSYSGKKEIESIAVDNELGYVYYSDEGVGVRKYYADPEKGSQELALFAKTGFAEDHEGISIYKTGPKTGYILVSDQGANQFHIFKREGEANNPNEYKLVKIVKVAAQVSDGSDVTNVALGKQFPHGLFVVMSDDKTFHYYRWEDVMK; encoded by the coding sequence ATGAAAAATCACCTGCCGCTTCTACTAACCTTCCTCACAATAGCCTGCCAATCGTCGGCGCAAAACGTTGTCAAGCCGGTTATCATAACCGATACAGTACGGCATGATACCGACGATCCGGCCATCTGGATCAATCCCAAAGACCCGGCGCAAAGTCTGGTTATTGGCACCGATAAAGATCAGGACGGCGGCTTGTATGTCTTTGATTTGAAGGGAAAAATTGTTCGTGAAGTGCACAATCTCAAACGCCCCGACAACGTAGACGTAGCGTATGGCCTGACGCTCGCGGGTAAACCAACTGATATTGCCGTGACCACCGAACGGTTTACCCATAAGCTCCGTATTTTCTCGTTGCCCGATATGAAGCCCGTTGATAACGGTGGGCTAGAGATGTTCGTTGGCGATACAAGCAATGGGTTTCGGGATTTGATGGGCATTGCCCTCTATAAAAATCCAGCAGGCGTTCTGTACGCCATGGTTGGCCGCAAATCAGGGCCAACAGATGGCTCCTACATTGGCCAGTACCGACTCGAAGATGATGGCAAAGGCCAGGTTCGGGCCACCCTGGTCCGGAAGTTCGGGTCATATAGCGGCAAGAAAGAAATTGAATCCATTGCCGTCGACAATGAACTTGGCTATGTGTATTATTCCGATGAAGGGGTTGGTGTTCGGAAGTACTATGCCGACCCCGAAAAAGGCAGCCAGGAGTTAGCGTTATTTGCCAAAACTGGGTTTGCAGAAGATCACGAAGGCATTTCCATTTACAAAACGGGTCCGAAAACAGGCTATATCCTGGTATCCGATCAGGGGGCGAATCAGTTTCACATCTTCAAACGGGAAGGCGAAGCGAATAATCCGAATGAGTACAAACTGGTCAAAATTGTAAAAGTGGCGGCCCAGGTAAGCGACGGCTCCGACGTGACCAACGTAGCATTGGGCAAGCAGTTTCCCCACGGTCTGTTCGTTGTCATGTCCGACGATAAAACGTTCCACTACTACCGCTGGGAAGACGTGATGAAATGA